Proteins from one Deltaproteobacteria bacterium genomic window:
- a CDS encoding crotonase/enoyl-CoA hydratase family protein: protein MRYSALRSETANGVRHIVLSRADAYNTITPRLRDELAHAIDAADAARDVRVIVLRAEGPAFCAGYGLDWSTRAQAAETDAPSAQELGSAPWQPDNADRAKRAKAWDSVADLRMMGEYVATYMKLWYAKKPTIAAVQGWCIGGGTDLVLCADLIVAADDARFGYPPSRVWGTPTTAMWVYRMGLEKAKRYMLTGDEIPAKRAAEIGMILETVPAKSLLAHATALAERMARVPTNQLVMLKLLCNQTAESMGLAHSRLLGTLFDGIARHTQEGLDFVARAQAVGFREAVRERDDPFGDYGSRKR, encoded by the coding sequence ATGCGTTACAGCGCACTGCGCAGCGAGACCGCGAACGGCGTGCGCCACATCGTTCTCTCTCGCGCCGACGCCTACAACACGATCACGCCGCGCCTGCGCGACGAGCTCGCGCACGCGATCGACGCGGCCGACGCCGCGCGCGACGTGCGGGTGATCGTGCTGCGCGCCGAGGGCCCCGCGTTCTGCGCCGGCTACGGGCTCGATTGGTCGACGCGCGCGCAGGCCGCAGAGACCGACGCGCCCTCGGCGCAGGAGTTGGGGTCCGCGCCGTGGCAGCCGGACAACGCGGATCGTGCGAAACGCGCGAAGGCATGGGATTCGGTCGCCGATCTCAGAATGATGGGCGAGTACGTCGCGACGTACATGAAGCTCTGGTACGCGAAGAAGCCCACGATCGCGGCGGTGCAGGGCTGGTGCATCGGCGGCGGCACCGACCTCGTGCTGTGCGCGGATCTGATCGTGGCCGCGGACGATGCGCGCTTCGGCTACCCGCCGAGCCGCGTGTGGGGCACGCCCACGACCGCGATGTGGGTCTATCGGATGGGCCTCGAGAAGGCGAAGCGATACATGCTCACCGGCGACGAGATCCCGGCGAAGCGGGCCGCCGAGATCGGGATGATCCTCGAGACGGTGCCGGCGAAGAGTTTGCTCGCGCACGCGACTGCGCTCGCCGAGCGCATGGCGCGCGTTCCGACCAATCAGCTCGTGATGCTGAAGCTGCTCTGCAACCAAACTGCGGAGAGCATGGGCCTCGCGCACTCGCGCTTGTTGGGCACGCTCTTCGACGGCATCGCGCGCCACACGCAGGAAGGCCTCGACTTCGTCGCGCGCGCGCAGGCCGTTGGCTTCCGCGAGGCGGTGCGAGAGCGCGACGACCCGTTCGGCGACTACGGGTCTCGCAAGCGATGA
- a CDS encoding acyl-CoA dehydrogenase family protein, with amino-acid sequence MSDFDWRTFDLSNPTSEHALFRETLAEFVTREVEPQAAAHDRAEKFNLALFKRAGELGLLGVTLPAEYGGAGLDAAAAVLLYEELCTSDPGFALAVLAHSVLFAQNLAVNGDAAQKKRILPRAATGEILCGLCMTEPQVGTDVIAMKTRARRDGDAYVIDGTKTFITNSGYDEHTLGDAFVVYAATGERTLTAFLVEKGMPGFELGQKWKDKLGCRASFTGELVFQGVRVPLANRLGEEGQGALQMMRNLDVERLTLAGMSLGIAKRSLRVMIDWANQRQSFGVPIREHGQIQRYIAETYAEFSAARALTYDVARKIDLAATGQRVAADAAKLFASQAAKRAADAAIQVLGGYGYMGENVVERLWRDAKLIEIGGGTLEAHHKNMTKDIARDPARFLR; translated from the coding sequence ATGAGTGACTTCGATTGGCGCACGTTCGATCTCTCGAACCCCACCTCCGAGCACGCGCTCTTTCGCGAAACCCTCGCGGAGTTCGTCACGCGCGAGGTCGAGCCGCAGGCCGCCGCGCACGACCGCGCGGAGAAGTTCAACCTCGCGCTGTTCAAGCGCGCTGGCGAGCTCGGCTTGTTAGGGGTGACGCTGCCCGCCGAGTACGGCGGCGCGGGCCTCGACGCCGCGGCGGCGGTGCTGCTCTACGAAGAGCTGTGCACGAGCGACCCCGGCTTCGCGCTCGCGGTGCTCGCGCATTCGGTGCTGTTCGCCCAGAACCTCGCGGTGAACGGCGACGCCGCGCAGAAGAAGCGGATCCTGCCGCGCGCGGCGACGGGCGAGATCTTGTGCGGGCTGTGCATGACCGAGCCGCAGGTGGGCACGGACGTGATCGCGATGAAGACGCGCGCGCGCCGCGATGGCGACGCCTACGTGATCGACGGCACGAAGACCTTCATCACCAACAGCGGCTACGACGAGCACACGCTCGGCGATGCGTTCGTCGTCTACGCCGCGACCGGCGAGCGCACGCTCACCGCGTTCCTCGTCGAGAAGGGCATGCCTGGCTTCGAGCTAGGCCAGAAGTGGAAGGACAAGCTCGGCTGCCGCGCCTCGTTCACCGGCGAGCTCGTGTTCCAGGGCGTGCGCGTGCCGCTCGCGAATCGCCTCGGCGAAGAGGGGCAGGGCGCGCTGCAGATGATGCGCAACCTCGATGTCGAGCGGCTCACGCTCGCGGGCATGTCGCTCGGCATCGCGAAGCGCTCGCTGCGCGTGATGATCGACTGGGCGAACCAGCGCCAGAGCTTCGGCGTGCCGATTCGCGAGCACGGCCAGATCCAGCGCTACATCGCCGAGACTTACGCCGAGTTCTCGGCCGCGCGCGCGCTCACCTACGACGTCGCGCGCAAGATCGACCTCGCCGCGACGGGCCAGCGCGTCGCCGCCGACGCCGCGAAGCTGTTCGCCTCGCAGGCCGCGAAGCGCGCCGCCGACGCCGCGATCCAGGTGTTAGGGGGCTACGGCTACATGGGCGAGAACGTGGTCGAGCGGCTCTGGCGCGACGCGAAGCTGATCGAGATCGGCGGCGGCACGCTCGAAGCGCACCACAAGAACATGACCAAGGACATCGCGCGCGATCCGGCGAGATTCTTGCGGTGA